In Deltaproteobacteria bacterium, the genomic window GATCATAGGCGAGGCTCCTTTCTTGTCCTTTTCAAACCAAGAAATCCTCGCCTTCTTTTTATCTCTAAGCAAAATTAAACTTTCCTTACTTTTTGCTCTTTTTTACCCCCAGTAATTAAATGCATCCGATTTCAAAAATTTAAGCAACTTTTTGGGGGAATTGCCGATAAGATAATCAGAGAAGCTTAATTCAGGAAAAGGGAGCCAAATATGCTGACTACACATCGCTTGGATCCAAGGGTTCCGGGTGGAATTCAATTAACTCTTCCTCGTTTACTTCAGGGTGACGCAGCTCCCGAAAGAAATGCACATCCTAATCCTGAAACACAAGCTGCAGTGCAAAACGTAAATACCGATGAAGCTCGTCGACTTGCAGCGCCACCTCCTCAACGGGGAGCTCATGCGTTGTGGACAGTTCCTCTTCAAACGGTAGCTGCGCCTAGTACTTCAATGTCCCCTCCAACTCCAACGGATACTCGACACTTCATTCCTATTGCGATTTTTGCAACCTTAGATCCCGGAGCTAATTTCGTTTCATTTATTCCCATTGTGGGCGACAGCCTGACGGCCCTTACGGATACACATCAGCCTTCAGTGCGAGCTGGGGTCTGTGCTTTAGTATATGGTGTTCCCTTATGTTTGGCAGGTGCTGGGCAAAGTACAATTTTCGGTGGCTTGCGCGAAACGCTAAATTTGACAGGTAGTCCCGATCGGACGATGGCAGGACAAACCCAACAAGTATACAACTCAGGAAGTATTGATTTGACAATGGCTAGTCGGGGTCCTCGTGTGAATATCTTTGGAGATCCAGACGCAAGTGGTGCTGCCTTCTATTGGGGGCGTCCCGTTACTGAATTAGGTTTGAGGCTTTCTCTTGGTCAATTTGCAGGGGGAAATCCTCGGCAACCACATGAGATGTTAGTTGGGCTTGGAATCGTGAACACGATGACCAATTTCTTTGATTCTGTTACCTTAGAAGCACCAGTGTTAGGGGTTCGTTTTGCCTTAACGGCAAGTCTTTTTGATTCTTCGGTTCAGCAAATTTATGGTTCAAGAGGCGCAGCAGTAATTGGGGATCCCAACAGACGAGAAGGCGACGATGTTTCCCCCGGTGCTTCAGCGGGACCTTCTTTTACCATTACTTGGTTGCCAAACCATGGCTCTTTTTCTCGAGATCGTGGAGCCCATCCTTTAACCGCCAGTGAATTATTGACCTATTTTGGCGCAGGGGCTTCTCTCTATTTTGGAAATGATGTGCATGGAGTGCGTGCAGTTGATTCTGCTTATGCTCCTCCAATTCCAGGTCAAGTGTCGACAGCTCGTCTCTTAGGTTTTGCAGATGGCGTAATGGCTGGGGCTCAGACTGGCGTGTTTGCGGGACTGTTTGAAGATGTGCTGCGTCGTGGAAATCTAGGCCAAATCTTAGGGGCCTCGGCGGGGTATATGCTTCTTTCTGCTTTACAGCTTTATCCTGCAGCGGCAGATGCTCAGTGGTCTGTGGCGGTTCCTCCCAGTCGTCATGCAGGTGCTGCAAGTCTTAATTATGAGACTACTTTAATTACGGGGGGATTAGCAGGAGGCTTAGCCTTGTTATCTGCGACTGTTCCTGCCCTTGAGCGGCCTGGTGATTGGGATTTTCATTTTGTGAATGCTGCAATTGCTGCAACTGGAGCTGTGTTGCTGGGAATCGGGATAGGGCATTTGCCCCACCATCCCTTGGATTTGGATGATCCTTTAGCTGTACGCACTGCCCTAGCTGGTTTTGGTCCTGCAGAGCAATTGCAATATAGAGCAGATTTAATGGGTGCTTTTCAAATGGGTAATCTAGGAGCGGGAATCCTTTCCTATGCATGTACACGTTGGGTCTTAAGTTCAGGATGGGGACCATTGACAACGCCTATAGCTCATCAGACTACGGATGTTGCCCCAGCAGCGCAGAGAACTGGCTTGACGAGTATTGCTGTGACGGCGAATGGGCAGGGAGCTAGTGTGTTGGTTGGTTTCAGATTATGACTTGTTGGGATGGAAAGTTTTTTATTTAAAGGTCTTTAAGAGGAGAGGGTTCATGAAAAAAAATACATTCAAAAATTTTCTGGTTTTTTGTTTTATCTCTATTCTCGCTGCCTGTGGCGGTTCTTCTCAAGCTCCCGTACAAAACCCGGTCAGTAACAATGCCAGCAACAATTCGAATAACGCCAATACTAACAATGGTCTCAATCCCAACAGTTTTTTTAATACCCAGCAACTGCAGCAAACTTTTTCACCCGATCTCCAGCAAGGGATACAAAACTATGCCTCTTTAGCGCGCTCTGCACATCCCGGCGAAACGGCGATGGAAACCAGCTTTGGTCCTGTTTATGCGGGTACTTCAGTTCCGCATGGAACCGAGTCTGCGCCCTCTACAAGCTCTGCAGGTGCCACAACTGGACCCTGCGATGTGAAAGTAGGGCGTGGAGAGCTGTTTTTGTGTGCATTGATTCCGGATAATTTTGAGGTACCCAATGACAGTTTGGCTATTCGAGCGGCAGTCGATATGAGCGATGCCGCCATCTATGCGCCGTCGGATCCTATCGCCCTGATTTCAATTTTTAAGTTAGAGGGGTCTTCTTATGTAAATGTGTCTGAAAGTGTTGTGACCGGTAATGAGGTGACCACGACACGAGGCCCTCAAAAAGAAGTTGGGATATTTAGTAAAACAATTACTTTGTCAGGGCCTGGGATTTATCGGGTGGTGTTGGCGTCTTTTCAACTGAATAATACTCGAACAGATATTTCACTGGTGCCTGTGATTATTCATGGAAAACGCCAAGGGCAGCCTCAGTTGCAACTGATGAATGTTACAGCCGAAGATCCTGGTAACCTGATGAACGCAGGGGCTCACCGGATGGATGAGATTCCCAATTATGCCACAATCAGCGCATTTTCGCTGGCGATGAAATTGAAAATGCTGAGTCCAGGGGTTCAGGGGGTTGGGGTCTTTATTCAAAATTATGGACAGAATGTGGGTGGAATCTTGCGCTACCAAACTGGGGTCATGTTGAGCAATGATGTCAATCAACAATCCGAAACCAGTCTTAAGCTTTATCCAGGGCTGAATTGTTTTAGAGTAAGTACGCTCAACCCTGCTTTGGTCGGCTCCACACGTTTTGAGCTTCCCCAGTTTTGTGTTACTAATAATACTCCCACCGTGGGGATTAAAGTTTTAAGTGATTCACCGGTAAAAGATGGAGCCATGATTCAGGTAGATTCTCACACGGCTTCTGCGGCACAAAATTTAAAATTTTGTTTGGTCAATCATGGAATGTTGCCTACGCCTATTGCTGCCGATCAATGTATTACAGGCTGGGCGGCATTAACCCCTCGTGATCCTCCTACATTAAAATTTAACGGTGTAGATATAACTCCTCTACCCTCGGCAGATTCTACGGGTGTTTATACCGTTCCCCTCACTCCTCAAGTGGGTATGAATATTTATTCGATTAGTGTGACTCGAAAAGATTTAACGAACCCCGATTCAACAGCTGCACCTATGGTGATTGGTTCTTCTACGGGTGCCTTTGGATATGGAAAATTGAACCATCTGCAAGATTTCACGCCGCGTGGCCTCACACTAGAGCTGAAATCCGATTTCTTTGATGCTGCGAAAAGGATGCTGCAAACTTATTTAAATCGTCCTGCTCTGCAACAAACCATTCGAGATGCTATGGCATCACCTCGTGGAGCAGCATCGGAAGCCTGCACTGAATATCAGTCGCCAGCATCCCCTGCCACTTATCCTTATATACTTCAATTTGATAGCCCTCACTTATTTGATAGTATTGAAGTGGTAAGTTTAACCCCTACAACGGCCAACGGTTTAGAAGCGATTGTGCTCATTCATGGTATGGAACCGCAGGCCTCCATTCATATTCCTGGCTTACTTCCTTTATTAGATTCTCAAGGTCGTGATGTAAATGTTACGCCGATTGATTTTCATATTCAAACTTTGACAGTTCGTCTGGGTATTCATTTCAACAAAATTGATGGGATCAATTATTTGGATATCCGTGGCCTGGAAGGTGTGCACGGTGCGGATGGCCGTCCTCTAGCTTTGGATATCGTTTCCAGTTATGGAACCGGACAATGGATTTCGATTAATACAGCGCGTAATCCTAATGCTATTTATTATCGCCGTGTGGAGCCTGTTTTACAGTCCACCTTTTTGGATGCCTTTAATAAGACGATTCTTTGCGACATCGAAAAAGGCCTCAATGCCACATACCCCTTTGATCCTGCGAGTACCGCAAATGGCGATTTCGGAAAATGGCTGGCGGATATAGACAAAATCCAGGATTACGATGCCACCAACCCCCTGCGTCTGGCCTTCCGTCAGCATATCAGCAGCTTGAATAGTGATCTGGGCCTGGATGTGGCTTACAATGTGCTGAAAGGGGATTTTCAATTTACCAACCAAAGTTTACGCATCAATAATATTCCCATCCGCCTCAATCCTTCGCCGGCGGTGCATCATCTGACTCCTGAAATTTTGGCGGGAACGGTGGGTTCTATGAGTGCCCCTGTGGACACTAGTGTTCCAACTAGTCCACTGGTGGGAGGTCATCGTGTGTTCGGAGTTGCCTTATCCGAAGACATGATCAACCAGGCCCTATTTGCCGCTAATGCGACGGGTTTGCTCAATTTGAGTATCGATTCCAATTTTTATACCGATAATAATATTGGCTTTGTTTCTTCGGAGGCCTTGCCGAATGCCATTAAAATGTTGGGTGCGGGAGCCGCCAAGCTGGATCTCAATCAAGATGGCATCGTGGAAACAGAAGAAGCCCAATGGCCTGTACAGATGCGTTTGGCGTTGAATCCCAATTTTCCTCCCAATGTGCATTTTTTGACCCATGCCGAAAAGATGCACATGATAAATGCGATAGCAACTGACCGTCAAGCGAGTGAGGCGGCAGCTGCTGCTGCAGCTCATCCCCCGCGGGCGCCAATCCCCCAGGGCAGCTTGAATCCCGATTTGAATTATATTCGCATCACCTTGCCCAACGTCGACATCAGCTTTTATGCGGTAGACTCCAACGAGGCAGACACCCGCCATTTCTGCGTGGCGACCACTACGGAAATTCAATCGGCCAACGAATATTCGCGTATCCCGCCGATGCTGGCGGGGGTGGATGAAAATCCCCCTGAAAGCGATACGAGTGGGGGCTATGACCAAAACACGCATCTGTGTCTGGAATCTGTTTCGCAGGTGTCACAAATTGATGTGAGTCAAACTTGTTCTACGGTCAGCAGTTCAACGATGATATCGAGTACTGCCCAAGAAGAAATAGGAAAAATCAGAATTCACAACTCACGCGAAGTCCGCAGTGCCTTGCCAGGTGTACCGAATGCCCCTTTGGTGAGGCTTAAGGCCAATCTGGTTTTGCACGCCGTTTATTATCCGCCTAAAAAAGAATTGCCTTTTGCGGACTTTCTGAATGGGGAAACCTTGCTGAAATTGATGACGCATATTCGTTTTATTCCTGGAACGATCAGTCCAAAGATGAATTTTGAAAATTTTGAGGTGGTAGAAAACAATACCTCTCTCAAAGACTCGGTATTTGGTGGTGGGGATTCGGGTCTGAATTTTTTGGTTCAGCATGCCTTGTTGCAAGATCAATGCGTATTCATGAATGACTTTGGAATTCCTATCCCCACCCGTTTCCCGGATGTTGGATCAGATACAACAACTGGGCTTGCTCCTACTTTGCGTGATCTGGGGGTGGCCTTTGTGAGATTGGCTGGCATGCAGGCTAATGGAACGGCCACCGATGTTCCACAAATAGATCTGAGAGAGGATAATGCCGATTTATTTATGGATGTGAGTAGTGATTTGGGTGTGTGTTTCAGTTCGGATAGAACTTGTAATCCATTTATGTTTATTTTTCCTTTACCCATTGATCCTTCAATTTTTCTCAGACACTAAGGAGCTCATTTATGAAAAATATGGGCAATAGAATGAAAAAGAGTTTTCTTCCGATATTAAAACACCGCAGTTTCTGCCTGCTTTTTATTTTTGTATTCCTCTTTGCAGCCTGCGGAGGTGCAGACAATCCTTATATTGCTGGTGCTCCGGGTACAGACACGGGTGCTGCAGGAGGCAGCGGATCTAATCCTCCTCCCGGTGGCGGTGGGGGGGGGACTTCAGGAGGTTTAGGCTCGGGATGCACCGTCAAATTAAAGGCTGGGGCCAAGTTAGGGGTTCATGTAAAAATCAATCCCGGAGAAGATCCCGATGCTGACCCGAGCGGTATTTTATCTTTTCCACCAACAGATCTGCCTGATCTCATTTTCCATTTTTCCGGTGAGACCGCTATAATAGATTCAAGCGAGTTTCCTCAGATTACTCTTAGTGCATTTGGTCAATCGGCGACTGCTAAACAAAAACCTGGGAATCGAGGGAGTGGGACCTATAATTTTGATCAAGGATCCATTAATATTGAGAATGTGATTTTGCAGGTGCTTAGCCCTATCCAAGTTGAGTTTGCCCCATCTAAATTAACCACAGAAGAACTTCAAATCACCGGGAGTAAAGGCAATTTAACTGAGACTGGTTCTAGGTTAGATAAGACCACAAAAAAGGTAGCTCTAGTGGGTGGTTTTGCGGTTCCAACAGATTTTGTCTTACCAAAATATCAGGGAACAGCAGTGACCATCAAAATGGATGGAGAATTTGATACGGTGCCCGATCCTGCCCAGTGTTCGGGGAGTATCGATGGCCCTGTCGCCTTCAGAGAAGTGACCCCTGCAGCAACAGCGGGCGGGCCCGCTGTTGAAGTTGCCATCCCTAGCAATACCCTAAATATGAGTTACGTTTACGTCCCCGAGGCGGGAGTGGATAACCCCCAACCCACCGATGCCTTGTATCCCAAGTTTCATCGAACAAAAACCATAAGGGTCAAAAATAATCAAGCGACTGCACTGAGTGGCACTATTGCCAATTTGCCCTCGGGTTTTAATATGAGCCCAAGCACCTACAATATTGCGCCTGGCGGCACTCAGGATTTTACAGTCGATTTTGCATTTCTACCCATCAGCAATTATGCCACTGTCGCTGCTTCAAGTGATGTGACTGCTGCCATTCACTTTGGGCCCGCTACTCTTAATCTGGCGGGCACCGCCAAACGTGCTGCCCCCGAAATGAGTGTGGATGCCGCTCATGCGATTGCTTTTGGCACCATCCCCATACACGTTTCCGATAGTGGGGGTGTTTCGCACATGCAGTGCTTCAGCTCAGATGGAATGACGGCCTTAACGCCAAGTATAGTTAAAAAAGTATTTATCACCAACAATGGGGTGAGGTCCCTGAATGTTCAAAACATTCTGCCTCCCGCCGATACCGATACCGATACCCAGGTGGATTGCGGCAGAGGTTTTGGGGGCCAAGAATTTATTCGATTGAATCTGGCAGATGATGTAGCCAATGGGGCTTCCTGTGGGCACCAAAACGTGGCGGGGCATGATTATATTTTGGAGCCCTGCAGCATTAATCCTGGAAGAGGTGCCCTGTCTTTCTTTGTGGCCTATATTCCAAAAAACGCAAACACCGTCACGGGCAGCCCTGCCTTCGATACCGCGAGCATGATTATCAATAACAATGACCCTGCCTTTGCCGCTACCTCCACTACCCCCGCGGGTTATAAAATTGATTTGAATGCAGCCGTCAGCAAAGATTTATCTGATCTACTCACGATGCAAAAGCAGGTGCCTGGGGCCCCTGTCATTAATAATACTCAGGTAAAAAACAATGGGAGCCTCAGTATTGATGTGGGGGAGAGTCAAACAGACAAAACTGTTGTCTTTGAACTCATCAATGAAAGTAGCGAACAGTTGAGAATTTCGCAGATCACACTTACAAAACAGGATGGAACGGACTCTACAGATCTTCAGCTTGTTCCGGGTACTGCGCCCACCCAGGTACCTGCTTCTGCGCCTGATCCGGGTAAAGCCCCCTTATCAATTAAATTTACAAAACCTGCCGGGGCTATTGCGGGTTCTATCACTCCAGCCTTCTTAAAGATAAAATATGCGCCTGCCAGCACCATTACTTCTGCCCAACCTCAAGGGGTAACCAGTGCCTTCACCTTGAATTTAAGTGGTACAGTAGGTCTCGCCTTTCAAAATGGAAGCTATTCCATACAGGTGGATGTCTTTAATGCTTTATTAAAGAAAGATACTCGGGCTGTGACTTCTTTGGATTATCGAATTCCTAATACCCGCACCAATTGGGGATCTGGGCCCTTGAATGTTACCGTACAAGATAGAGTGAATCATGAGACAGATGACCCTAATCACGTGATTCGTGAGATTCGATTGACAGAGACGCGAAGCCCCGACAGCTTTACCATTCCTTCTCTTCGAGAGATGTCTGTAGATGAGAGAAAAAGTTTGATTCGGGTATTTACTTCCAAGAATACTACCTGTCGTGGTGGAGTTTCCTGTGATGATAATAGTGAAACTCCTGCCTGTGATGAACCAACGAATGCGGATATTTCAGCTCCTTATCCTGCAGCAGGGGGTAAGTGTTCCTATTTTTATTATGTGATGGTACCAGATCCAGACCCCAGGTTGTCAGCAGCGGACCGCATGGGAACTTACAACACGGAGACCGGGGAACTGGTGATTCCACATGTGAATATAAAATCGATCAACCCTTATCATAATGGCATTATTCAACCTAGTGAAGTAGCAGATAATTTGTTAAAAACAACCATTACGACTGGGATCATCAACACTACAAGCCTGATAGATCCTGCTATAGGCAGTGATTATGTGATTCCCGCTGCAGTTATTGCGGCTCATCCTGCCGACCTGCCGCCTTGTCCTGCAGCGTGGAATCCTACGATTCCCTTGGACGGTGCGCATCCAGAACTGAGCCCTAAATCGACCTTGCAATGTTTTATGGATAGAGGTCCTGGTGGCACGGGGGACGCTTATATGAAAGGCAAAACGGCTGTCCCCTTTGCAGATGGAGGCACTGTAAAACGATCGATAGCTGTAGTGATGGTAATGAAATATACAGATGAAACGACTGTTCCTAGTTTTTTAAAGGGTTCAGTGATGTGGATAGGAATGCAAGGAATTTTGGTAGGGCCGCATTAGTTGTTCCACTCTTCACCCTCTCCTTGGACGGGAGAGGGCAGGGAGAGGGTGAAAAATGGAACAGCATCTCTTTTACTTTTTGACGCACCCAAGCTACTACTTTTCTTCAACGGCTGTTCGATTAGGTGGTAATATTCCGCCGCCGTGATTGCAGGTTTTGAGAATTGAAAAACACCCCATTTGCAATAGTGAGTGGGGTGTTTTTTTTTTTTGACAGTTTTTCGATTGATCTCAGTCGCAGATCTTTTATAGTTAAACTTGAGTTCCGCAGATTTTTAGATGTAAACTTTGCTATTTCCAATAAATACGGATTTAACAAGCATTTCCCCTCTCCCTTGAGGGGAGAGGGTTAGGGTGAGGGTGATTTTGATGCAACTTACATCCACTATCACCCTCCCTCTAGCTCCCTCCCCTCAAGGGAGGGAGGACTTTTGAGACAAATCATTCTTAAAATCTGCGGAACTCAAGGTTAAAGTTAAGAAGGTAAAAAAATTGAAGAAAAAAATGGTAAAGTGTAGGGGAATGCATAGGTGCAGTTTAATTTAAAATGATTATTAATTTTCGTCACAAAGGTTTAGAAAAATTTTTCATTTCAGGCAGCATTAAAGGAATTCCTTCTCAGTTTAGACGAAAACTAGAAGATATTTTAGACCAATTAAATGCTGCAGTTGAAATTGAAGATATGAATTATCCAGGATCGGACTTACATCCATTGAAAGGAAATTTGAAGGGGCAGTGGGCAATTAAAATCTCTGGGAACTGGCGGTTGGTTTTTCGGTTTGAGAAGGGCAAGGCTTTTGATATCGATTTAATCGATTATCATTAAAAAGGAATTTTATATGTTAGAGAAAAAAAGAAAACCTACTCATCCTGGTGGAATATTAAAGCGGCATTATTTAGAACCACTCCATGTGAGCGTTTCTGAGTTGGCAAAAGTGTTGAAAATTTCTCGTTCAACAATTTCAAAACTTGTAAACGAACAAGGGCATATCAGCACAGACATTGCGCTGCGTTTATCAGCAGCATTAAAAACAACTCCTCAGCTGTGGCTTAATCTGCAGCAAAATTATGATTTGTGGCAGGCGCAGAAAAATCTGAAAGATTTGAAAAGTATACATCCCATTGCGGCGTGATTTGAATGTAGCAATGACAAACTTCAATTTACGAACACCCCATTTGCAAGAGTGAATGGGGTGTTTTTTTAGACAGTTTTTCGATTGATCTCAGTCGCAGATCTTTTATAGTTAGGGTTGTGAATACAGCTCTTGCTTTAGAAAAAGAAATACATAAAAAAATTCACAATCTTCCCTTGAAGAAAAAACTACAAGCGAAGTTGTTTGTCGATTTTCTCAGTTTTTCGGTGGATGATGATGAGGAAATGTCGACTTTCTTTTTGAGCCCGGAAGTAAAGAAAAAATATAGAAAGGCGAAAAAAGAAATCAAAGAAAAAAAGACGGTAAAATGGAGTGAAATTCATCGTGTAGTTTGAAATTGAATTTTCCAAATCATCCGCAAAATTTTATAAGTACTGTGAGTCAAAACTTGCCCGGCGCTTGAATGAAGCTTTTGCAAAAATTCAAATTG contains:
- a CDS encoding type II toxin-antitoxin system mRNA interferase toxin, RelE/StbE family — protein: MIINFRHKGLEKFFISGSIKGIPSQFRRKLEDILDQLNAAVEIEDMNYPGSDLHPLKGNLKGQWAIKISGNWRLVFRFEKGKAFDIDLIDYH
- a CDS encoding HigA family addiction module antidote protein — translated: MLEKKRKPTHPGGILKRHYLEPLHVSVSELAKVLKISRSTISKLVNEQGHISTDIALRLSAALKTTPQLWLNLQQNYDLWQAQKNLKDLKSIHPIAA